One part of the Humulus lupulus chromosome 9, drHumLupu1.1, whole genome shotgun sequence genome encodes these proteins:
- the LOC133801865 gene encoding conserved oligomeric Golgi complex subunit 7-like, protein MDTLKAVYSPFESFKQRYGQMERAILSSEIAGVDLRGAVTRGVGAQGIELSETVRRMEESIPHIIVLLETAVERCINFTGGSETDELNEIMRFGFGNYEIV, encoded by the exons ATGGATACACTGAAGGCGGTGTACTCTCCCTTTGAATCATTTAAACAAAG GTATGGACAGATGGAGCGGGCCATCCTTTCTTCTGAAATTGCTGGGGTGGATCTCAGGGGAGCTGTTACTCGTGGTGTGGGTGCCCAGGGGATTGAACTCAGTGAAACAGTTCGCAGAATGGAGGAATCTATTCCCCATATCATTGTACTTCTTGAGACAGCTGTAGAAAGGTGTATCAACTTTACTGGTGGTTCTGAGACAGATGAACTAAATGAAATTATGAGATTTGGGTTTGGCAATTAtgaaattgtttaa